In Arcobacter ellisii, a genomic segment contains:
- the gmk gene encoding guanylate kinase, whose protein sequence is MIKEKKGAILIISGPSGCGKSTLLKEVYKDIDNYYFSISTTTRAPRVGEVNGVDYFFVSKEEFEEDIKNDDFLEYAKVHDNYYGTSLKPINKALDEGKLVIFDIDVQGHEIVRNKIDSLVTSVFITTPSLNVLEERLNSRNTDSIEIIEKRIKNAKAEVEFFQDYDYLIINDDLQTAAKELVCIANITRIKTKLFDKEKIVSNWLSN, encoded by the coding sequence ATGATAAAAGAGAAAAAAGGTGCAATTTTAATCATCTCAGGACCTAGTGGTTGTGGTAAATCAACATTATTAAAAGAAGTATATAAAGATATAGATAACTACTATTTTTCTATTTCAACTACAACAAGAGCTCCAAGAGTTGGAGAAGTAAATGGAGTTGACTATTTTTTTGTATCAAAAGAAGAGTTTGAAGAAGATATAAAAAATGATGATTTCTTAGAGTATGCAAAAGTACATGACAACTATTATGGTACATCTTTAAAACCTATAAATAAAGCTTTAGATGAGGGTAAATTAGTTATCTTTGATATTGATGTTCAAGGGCATGAAATCGTTAGAAATAAGATAGATTCATTGGTTACATCTGTATTTATTACAACACCATCTTTAAATGTTTTAGAAGAGAGATTAAATAGTAGAAATACAGATAGTATAGAAATAATAGAAAAAAGAATTAAAAATGCTAAAGCAGAAGTTGAATTTTTTCAGGATTATGATTATTTAATAATTAATGATGATTTACAAACAGCAGCAAAAGAGTTAGTTTGTATTGCAAATATTACAAGAATAAAAACTAAACTTTTTGACAAAGAAAAAATAGTATCAAATTGGCTAAGTAATTAA